Part of the Nicotiana tabacum cultivar K326 chromosome 20, ASM71507v2, whole genome shotgun sequence genome, gtgtttaacattgaatatatatatataatggttggttgatatttgtttacttctcattcttcatttattgttggtggttgcaaacattaacaagtgccattaaattcttgctttgcttgggaaagtggattagaatttggtagaagtaaatatcaatgactcgaggctttaaaccttgtttaatagaatcgcttaggaataagtgggttttacttggcatatattgatggttctaaatttcaactcttttatatttgggaaaattataaagaggaaatactactcaactattgggaaatattgggtagtcacttagacatcatttgcatatcaaaataACCTTCCAAtaaaaatatatcatattaacatcAATAAGCATTACACTCCATTAAAGGGGATACAACCTTGGTCTCTTTAATCcaattaattactctataaataTTCCAATTAGTTGATACTTCCAAACAAACTCAATTCATACTCTTGTTACTATAAAACCATTCTCTTGTTACTGTTAACCGAATAGAGATACGACTTTAGTCGAGTAACACACTATaagagtaaccttttcacacctattccctttgggattcgaccccaaccttattgggttattatatttgacaccaaccgccttacactatttattaaagtgtaatttgagcgtatcaaattttggcgtcgttgccgtggaatacggttttgaaattactatttagTGTGTACTTTACTTAACGTCTatttctattccatcacactttcCTTTCTTTGCTTGGTGTTGATAGGAAAACATGTCTGAATATGGTGATGATGCGGAGACAGAAATGGGAGAGAATCCTTTCGCAGACATCGAGGAGTACATTGAGGATACTAGCGCCATTGTACCGCCAGATGTTGGAGCTGCAACATTTAAAGTGGAATACGGTCTAATTCTGATGCTCAAGGCAGAAGGATTTTTCAGAAACTCCACTGATGATGATCCAACACAACACCTTAGGAATTTCTTGGGTGTGTGTGCAATGCACAAACAGAACAATGTCTCTGACGATGCCCTGAGGTTGAGATGCTTCAAGTATTCTCTAGCTGGGGATGCGAGGAAATGGCTCCAGAATCTGCCACCCAACTCTATCCATTCTTGGCCCGAACTTGTCCGGGCATTTTTGTCCAAGTGGTTCTCGCAGAGCAAAAAGTCTGAGTTGCGGGataagattttcttcttcaagcagaTACAGGGAGAGCAGTTGCATGAGGCATGGGATCGCTTCAAATTATACTTGGTGAGGTCTCCAAACCATGGTTTTCCGGATTCCATGTTGTTGGAAAAATTTTATATGGGTTTGGATCCCATGAACCAAGCCATCGCCAAGAATGCAACTGACGGATCTTTCATGGACAAATCATTTGCAAGAGTGACACAAATCCTGGACAAAATGGCAAAGCACAACCAAGAATGGCATTCAGAGGATACTACCAGAGGAATCTCATATGGCTCTGCTTCCTTGAGCAACTTAATCAAGGAAAATCAAGAGAGGTATCAAGTGATTGTGGCTTGCAAGAAATGTAAATGTGCTGACAAAGATGTTTACCGAGAATCAGACAAAGAAAGTGAATGCAGTGGAAGATGTCCAACCCATCTTAGATGAAAATTTTGAGGAAGAAAATTATATCAACAACCCTCAAGGAGGGTATCAAAGGTAACCCTACCATGGTCAAGGGCAACAAAGCCAGTGGAGGCCAAACCCGCAAGGGCAAGGCAACCAACAATGGAGAAATGATCAAGGTAACTCgcatcaaggaaattggaacaacaacaacaactttgcAAGTCGGAGCTCCAACCCGTATGTTCCCACAAAAGGTCATTATGCAAATCAAGGGTTGTCAAGTGAGTCAAAGATAGAAAGCATGATTGAAAGAGTATTGCAAAACCAAGAAAAATCTGACGCGTCCATGAGAAACATGACCGAAGTTGTTGGCTCTCACACCACATCTATCCAAAAGTTAGAGATGCAAATGAGAGACCTTTCAAGAGAGCAAAACCCAAAGCAAAAATGGCAACTTCCTAGTGATTCCATTGCGAACCCGAAGAGTGGTAGAAGTGGCTCAACTTCACACGTCATGGCAATAACTACTAGAAGTGGGAAGGTTTTACCAGGTGACATTGAGCAAGAGGTTGTTGGGGAAGAAGCCGAACAAGAAGTTGAAGCAGAAGAGCAAGGGGttgttgaagttgaaagggtGCCAGAAAAAGAGAAGGTGCAAGAAGTGAACAAAGAAGGTGAAGGAAAAGGAGAAGGAGACATCATAAGCTCCACCTCCTATTCCTAGACCTCCTCCGCCTTTTCCTCAAAGACTTATTAGAAGGGTTGATGATAGCAAGCTTGAGAAATTCTATGATATTCTAAAGCAATTGTCGGTGAACATTCCATTCTTGGAGGCTTTTCAAGAAATGCCGGGGTTTGCCaaatatttgaaagatttgatcaCCAAAAAGAGGACCACAAAGAATGATGTGGTAAACATGACTCACCGGGTTAGCTCTATTATTGCcacaagccttgtccaaaagaAAGAGGACCCGAGAGCATTTACTATTCCATGCACTATCGGGGAGCGTGACTTTGCAAATGCCCTTTATGACAATGGGGCTAGCATCAACTTGATGCCACTTGCCATCTACAAGCAAGCGGGATTAGGGATGCCGAGGCCAACAagcatgaggtta contains:
- the LOC142174536 gene encoding uncharacterized protein LOC142174536, with amino-acid sequence MPGFAKYLKDLITKKRTTKNDVVNMTHRVSSIIATSLVQKKEDPRAFTIPCTIGERDFANALYDNGASINLMPLAIYKQAGLGMPRPTSMRLQMADRYIKRPVGIVDDVIVKVGKFHLPADFVIFDCDVNKEILIILGRPFLATGRALMDLEQNEIKFLVNDEEVTFQASKGMKLPHEY